A single region of the Salarchaeum japonicum genome encodes:
- a CDS encoding DNA replication complex subunit Gins51 has protein sequence MNLEDLRAVRSRERASDSLQDLRDSFYEEVADYIQSRKDERERAAEAADDPFSSGEVQTLTDEIETAEQVAEAIYERRMGKLVKQASLAAAGMTGDTEGLTNEERRLYDDLVARIEENKSHVLDVLAGEADAREEPASASGDATPDPIDASHANPDPGDGPEPDRDAADTGEPTPSPEPDESSAAAAMGGGLDAPEESPSPDGASGDEIADGDDEGDAGAERTTVRITRDVGDVFGVDERQYSLEAEDVVVLPEENAKPLVEKDAAEEL, from the coding sequence ATGAACTTAGAAGACCTCCGCGCGGTGCGCTCGCGCGAACGCGCCTCGGACAGCCTCCAGGATCTCCGCGACTCCTTCTACGAGGAGGTCGCGGACTACATTCAGTCGCGGAAGGACGAGCGCGAGCGGGCGGCCGAGGCGGCCGACGACCCCTTCTCCTCCGGGGAGGTGCAGACGCTCACCGACGAGATAGAGACGGCGGAGCAGGTCGCGGAAGCCATCTACGAGCGCCGGATGGGGAAGCTCGTGAAGCAGGCGAGCCTCGCGGCCGCGGGCATGACGGGCGACACGGAGGGGTTGACGAACGAGGAGCGCCGGCTGTACGACGACCTCGTCGCGCGCATCGAGGAGAACAAGTCTCACGTCCTCGACGTGCTCGCCGGCGAGGCCGACGCGCGCGAGGAACCCGCGTCCGCGAGCGGCGACGCGACTCCCGACCCCATCGACGCGTCCCACGCGAACCCCGACCCGGGCGACGGCCCCGAACCCGACCGGGACGCGGCCGATACCGGCGAGCCGACGCCGTCCCCGGAGCCGGATGAGTCGAGCGCCGCGGCGGCGATGGGCGGCGGTCTCGACGCGCCCGAGGAGTCGCCGTCTCCGGACGGGGCGAGCGGCGACGAAATCGCGGACGGGGACGACGAGGGGGACGCGGGCGCGGAGCGGACGACGGTTCGCATCACGCGGGACGTGGGTGACGTGTTCGGCGTGGACGAACGCCAGTACTCGCTTGAAGCCGAGGACGTGGTCGTGCTCCCGGAGGAGAACGCGAAACCGCTCGTGGAGAAGGACGCCGCGGAAGAACTCTAG